A genomic window from Fusarium oxysporum Fo47 chromosome X, complete sequence includes:
- a CDS encoding transmembrane amino acid transporter protein-domain-containing protein, with the protein MAKKEELPRDIEGIDDLQRSPSRCTQEGTTIDAVFGEVSEDGPNYRNVGWIATVALMTKTQIGLGVLSIPQTFDALGLIPGIICLIVVSAITTWSDYMIGVFKRRHPQVYGIDDAGQLMFGRIGREVLATVFMLYWIFVAGSAMLGISIGLNSVSTHAACTAVFVAVAAILGFFFASIRTLGKIGWLAWIGLVCIMTAIFCVTVAVGVQDRPAAAPQGGHWESDWKLFNHPSFVDGITAVSSHIFAFSGTPAFFQIAAEMREPKHYTRSLLTCQSIVTVTYITIGIVVYYYCGSYVTSPALGSAGVLMKKVCYGFALPGLIVTAMLMTHIPAKYMFIRLLRGTKHLNSNGIVHWATWLACTGSVTIIAYIIASAIPVFGGLVSLIGALLGTLMCFQPYGCFWLFDNWHKGKTEKSLKWCLMVGWSVFVIVAGTFMMVAGTYGSIVGINNSMKANGGSSPWSCADNSNSGSAGH; encoded by the exons atggcgaAGAAGGAAGAACTCCCTCGTGATATCGAGGGCATCGATGATCTTCAACGCTCTCCCTCGAGATGTACGCAGGAGGGAACGACAATCGACGCCGTCTTTGGTGAAGTTTCAGAAGATGGACCCAACTACCGCAAC GTCGGATGGATTGCCACCGTCGCACTCATGACAAAAACGCAAATCGGCCTTGGAGTTTTATCGATTCCCCAGACCTTCGACGCTCTAGGCCTCATCCCAGGAATCATATGCCTCATCGTCGTGTCAGCCATCACAACGTGGTCAGACTACATGATTGGCGTGTTTAAGCGACGACATCCGCAGGTTTACGGTATCGACGATGCGGGACAGTTGATGTTTGGGCGGATTGGTCGTGAAGTCCTCGCGACTGTTTTTATGCTAT ACTGGATCTTCGTTGCTGGCTCAGCGATGCTCGGTATTTCAATCGGTCTTAACTCGGTTTCTACACACGCAGCCTGCACGGCTGTCTTTGTTGCCGTGGCAGCTATTCTGggtttcttctttgccaGTATCCGCACACTCGGCAAGATTGGCTGGCTAGCGTGGATTGGACTCGTCTGCATCATGACTGCCA TCTTCTGTGTCACCGTCGCAGTCGGCGTGCAGGACAgacctgctgctgctccgCAGGGAGGACACTGGGAGTCTGACTGGAAACTCTTCAACCATCCTAGCTTCGTCGACGGTATCACGGCTGTGTCGTCGCATATCTTTGCATTCTCGGGTACGCCAGCCTTCTTCCAGATTGCTGCTGAGATGCGCGAGCCGAAACACTACACCCGCTCGCTATTGACCTGCCAGTCGATTGTGACAGTCACATACATCACTATTGGAATCGTGGTTTACTACTACTGCGGTTCATATGTTACATCCCCTGCTCTTGGTTCAGCTGGTGTTCTCATGAAGAAGGTCTGCTATGGATTTGCCCTGCCTGGTCTTATCGTGACTGCCATGCTAATGACTCAC ATTCCCGCCAAGTACATGTTTATCCGCTTATTGCGTGGTACAAAGCATCTCAACTCCAATGGTATCGTGCATTGGGCTACTTGGTTAGCTTGTACAGGAAGCGTAACCATTATCGCATATATCATCGCCAGCGCCATCCCTGTTTTCGGCGGCTTGGTATCTCTTATCGGAGCTCTTCTCGGCACGTTGATGTGCTTCCAACCCTATGGCTGCTTCTGGCTTTTCGACAACTGGCACAAGGGTAAGACTGAAAAGTCACTCAAGTGGTGTCTCATGGTTGGCTGGAGTGTCTTTGTCATCGTGGCTGGAACCTTTATGATGGTTGCCGGTACCTACGGCTCGATTGTTGGTATCAACAACTCGATGAAGGCCAATGGGGGTTCAAGCCCATGGTCTTGCGCCGATAACTCTAACTCTGGCTCTGCGGGTCACTAA